The window AACTCCAATGAATAAATATAGATGTCGAATTTGGTTGTTTGGAATTTGGGATTTGGAGTTTTGAATTTGATCTAAATATTGGGGTCTCAAGGCCCCGGTTTCCCTCGATATCGAGATTAATTCCACCATCCCGCTTTGCTCCGTCTGACAGTAAGTCACTATAAATCAATTGGTTAGCGATTCGGTCAAGGCTGAAATTTGTGGCACGGATTCTGCATCTTATCTTCGCGTACGGGTCGCCCTGCGCTCATCGGCGACCATTGGGGGGAAGATGGCGAAGACGGCGCTCAAAAAGGGTGGGAAGCCGACAAAGGGCGAGATAGCTGCCCAGGCCAGGATAAGGGCAAGGGTGGAGGCCCTGAAGGCGGCTGCCGAGGCAAAGGCGAGGACATCGTCCGATGGAACGAAATTCACAAAGAAGGAGACCGTCGCCATCAAGGCGCGCGACGAGCTCATCGAGCAGTACATGCCCTATGCGGCCTCGATCGCCAGCAGGGTCTGCCAGAGCCTCTCTGCAGCGGTCGATTACGACGAGGTCCTGTGCAACGCGAGGCTGGGCCTGCTCGAGGCTGCCAAGCGTTTCGACGACAACCAGGAAGTCGATTTCCGCACCTTCGCCTACTATCGCATCAAGGGCGCCATCTACGACGGCCTGCGCCGCAGCGGATGGCTGCCCCGCACGCTGTATGCCAAGATCAAGTTCGAGGAGGCTGCCAACGAGTTCCTTCAGAACCGCTCCCTGGGCAACGCGTCGGAGAACGCAAGCCAGCGCAACACGCACGAGAAGGTGGAGGAGAACTCGGTCGCAGAGACCGTCAACAGCCTGGCCTCAATTTACATCATATCCCTCGACGCAAACGAGGACATGGAGGTCGAGGACCAGGATTCGGGCAACGTGGAGCAGCGGACCGAGTTCATGCAGGTCCGCCGCCACATGCGCGACGCGATAAGCACGCTGCCGGAGAAGGAGAAGCTCTTGATAATGATGTATTATTTCCAGAACAGGACGCTGGAGGAGGTCGGGGAGAAAATCGGCCTCTCGAAGTCGTGGACGTCCAGGCTCCACGCCCGCGCCCTGTCTCTGCTGTTCAAGAGGATAAGGAACCGCGCGACGTCCACGCCGGACGGCGAGGGGGAGGAGGAGTAAAATATGGCTATCGACGCAGTCGTGACACAGCTCAATTCCAGCGCCCTCGGCAAGGCGATCACCAACTCAGAGGGGATGTCCAAGGTCGCGGGGCAGGGCTCGTCGTTCAACGAC is drawn from Pseudomonadota bacterium and contains these coding sequences:
- a CDS encoding sigma-70 family RNA polymerase sigma factor, which codes for MAKTALKKGGKPTKGEIAAQARIRARVEALKAAAEAKARTSSDGTKFTKKETVAIKARDELIEQYMPYAASIASRVCQSLSAAVDYDEVLCNARLGLLEAAKRFDDNQEVDFRTFAYYRIKGAIYDGLRRSGWLPRTLYAKIKFEEAANEFLQNRSLGNASENASQRNTHEKVEENSVAETVNSLASIYIISLDANEDMEVEDQDSGNVEQRTEFMQVRRHMRDAISTLPEKEKLLIMMYYFQNRTLEEVGEKIGLSKSWTSRLHARALSLLFKRIRNRATSTPDGEGEEE